A single region of the Thunnus maccoyii chromosome 10, fThuMac1.1, whole genome shotgun sequence genome encodes:
- the rpp38 gene encoding ribonuclease P protein subunit p38 has product MATPGKPSKKDMKRPIQAKTSFTSPFIPQWSPLPQEDMHFILKTLKEKLISTGLEKKEVKVFRPWRKKKDQTPSNATSEPVPEVSQDKQVHKSSLKHGWTDVAARKQLAIGINEVTKALERNELKLVLVCKSVKPKHMTSHLVALSATRGVPACQVPRLSQSVSEPLGLKSVLALGFRQCASKDDELFTDTVDAITPRVPSLCVAWLQVAAAGVTPELPVDLEEEDEEMRGKKRKLESESEVTESASSCTLQPLKVKKIVANPAKKRKTKPVK; this is encoded by the coding sequence ATGGCCACTCCAGGAAAGCCAAGTAAAAAGGACATGAAAAGGCCGATTCAAGCCAAGACCTCCTTCACCTCACCCTTCATCCCGCAGTGGAGCCCACTTCCTCAAGAAGACATGCACTTCATCCTGAAAACTTTAAAGGAGAAACTGATCTCCACAGGCCTCGAGAAGAAAGAGGTGAAAGTGTTTCGCCcgtggaggaagaagaaagaccAAACACCCTCGAATGCCACATCAGAACCAGTTCCCGAGGTGAGCCAGGATAAACAGGTACACAAATCTTCTCTGAAACACGGCTGGACAGATGTGGCAGCCAGAAAACAGCTGGCCATTGGCATCAATGAGGTCACCAAAGCTCTGGAGAGGAACGAACTCAAACTGGTACTCGTGTGCAAGTCTGTGAAGCCGAAACACATGACGAGCCACCTGGTAGCGCTGAGTGCAACAAGAGGAGTGCCGGCCTGCCAGGTGCCCCGGCTGAGCCAGAGCGTGTCGGAGCCACTGGGGCTGAAAAGCGTGCTGGCCCTGGGGTTCAGGCAGTGCGCCTCCAAAGACGACGAGCTCTTCACCGACACTGTGGATGCCATTACACCCCGAGTGCCTTCGCTGTGTGTTGCATGGCTACAAGTTGCAGCCGCCGGTGTGACGCCTGAGCTTCCTGTTGACttggaggaggaagatgaagagatgaGGGGCAAGAAAAGGAAACTGGAGAGTGAATCTGAGGTCACAGAATCCGCCTCCTCCTGCACTTTGCAACCtctcaaagtgaaaaaaattgTTGCTAACcctgcaaagaaaagaaaaacaaagccagTCAAATGA